The following proteins are co-located in the Streptomyces kaniharaensis genome:
- a CDS encoding helix-turn-helix domain-containing protein, whose protein sequence is MAPDVVSALLDQRSADPPLQALSPREREVLALMPEGRTNAAIAARMFISEKAVSKHSYNIFTRLGREQSEEDNRGVAVLASPRKGTSS, encoded by the coding sequence ATGGCCCCGGACGTGGTGAGCGCGCTGCTCGACCAGCGTTCCGCCGACCCGCCGCTCCAGGCGCTGAGCCCGCGCGAGCGCGAGGTGCTCGCCCTGATGCCGGAGGGACGTACCAACGCCGCGATCGCCGCCCGGATGTTCATCTCAGAGAAGGCCGTCAGCAAGCACAGCTACAACATCTTCACCAGGCTCGGCCGGGAGCAGTCCGAGGAGGACAACCGGGGGGTCGCCGTCCTGGCCTCGCCCCGCAAAGGGACGTCGTCGTAG
- a CDS encoding alpha/beta fold hydrolase → MAAMSGRSGGYFGGDEPPQSMKEYDPEWARAFWTGSATASNDHARMLAAVKAPVLFAHHYRAVDEETGTLLGAVSDLQARQARRLITQAGQRCDYRSFPDAAHAMHAGDPQRYVETLRGWTSSLD, encoded by the coding sequence ATGGCGGCGATGTCCGGCCGCTCCGGCGGCTACTTCGGCGGCGACGAGCCGCCACAGAGCATGAAGGAGTACGACCCCGAGTGGGCGCGCGCCTTCTGGACAGGCTCGGCCACCGCGTCCAACGACCACGCCCGCATGCTCGCCGCGGTGAAGGCTCCCGTGCTGTTCGCCCACCACTACCGCGCCGTCGACGAGGAGACCGGAACCTTGTTGGGAGCCGTCTCCGACCTCCAGGCCCGCCAGGCGCGCAGGCTCATCACCCAGGCCGGGCAGCGCTGCGACTACCGGTCGTTCCCGGACGCGGCCCACGCCATGCACGCCGGCGATCCGCAGCGGTATGTCGAGACACTGCGCGGCTGGACGTCGTCCCTCGACTGA
- a CDS encoding SDR family oxidoreductase, producing the protein MRVLVTGASGFIGSAVLTELIGAGHQVLGLARSDASAAAVTAAGAEAVHGTIEDLDALRAAAAGCDGVVHLAFHHDFARHQEAARAESAAVEAFGEALAGTDRPLVIASGGPVGTERDMPPATGSPRVAAARAALSLAERGVRSSVVRLAPTVHDASTCGMVQQLIGIAREKAVSGYLGDGANRWPSAHRLDAARLFRLALEQAPAGSVLHGVAEEGVPLRAIAEAIGRHLDVPVKAVAAEDAAAHFGFLARILGNDMTASCALTRELLGWQPVHPGLLDDLDQGRWFG; encoded by the coding sequence ATGCGCGTTCTCGTCACCGGCGCGTCCGGTTTCATCGGTTCTGCCGTCCTCACCGAGCTCATCGGCGCCGGGCACCAGGTCCTCGGGCTCGCCCGCTCCGACGCTTCGGCCGCCGCCGTGACGGCCGCCGGAGCCGAGGCCGTCCACGGCACGATCGAGGACCTCGACGCCCTGCGTGCCGCCGCAGCCGGGTGTGACGGAGTCGTCCACCTCGCCTTCCACCACGACTTCGCGCGGCACCAGGAGGCGGCGCGCGCCGAGTCGGCCGCCGTCGAGGCGTTCGGCGAGGCTCTCGCGGGCACGGACCGGCCGCTGGTCATCGCCTCCGGTGGCCCGGTGGGGACCGAGCGGGACATGCCGCCGGCCACCGGCAGCCCCCGGGTCGCCGCCGCCCGCGCCGCACTCTCGCTGGCCGAGCGCGGCGTGCGCTCGTCCGTCGTGCGGCTCGCCCCGACCGTCCACGACGCGAGTACCTGCGGCATGGTGCAGCAACTGATCGGTATCGCCCGTGAGAAGGCCGTCTCCGGCTACCTCGGCGACGGGGCCAACCGCTGGCCCTCGGCGCACCGGCTCGACGCCGCGCGCCTGTTCCGCCTTGCCCTGGAGCAGGCACCGGCGGGATCGGTCCTGCACGGCGTCGCCGAGGAGGGCGTACCGCTGCGAGCGATCGCCGAGGCCATCGGCCGCCACCTGGACGTCCCGGTGAAGGCCGTCGCGGCCGAGGACGCCGCTGCCCACTTCGGCTTCCTGGCCCGCATCCTCGGCAACGACATGACGGCTTCGTGCGCTCTGACCCGCGAGCTGCTGGGCTGGCAGCCCGTCCACCCGGGGCTTCTGGACGACCTGGACCAGGGCCGCTGGTTCGGCTGA